Proteins from one Streptosporangium becharense genomic window:
- the bldC gene encoding developmental transcriptional regulator BldC produces the protein MSARTPEAEPLLTPAEVATMFRVDPKTVTRWAKAGKLTSIRTLGGHRRYRETEVRALLAGIPQQRSE, from the coding sequence ATGTCAGCTCGTACACCCGAGGCAGAGCCGCTGCTCACGCCCGCGGAGGTCGCAACCATGTTCCGCGTCGATCCCAAGACCGTGACCCGGTGGGCGAAGGCGGGCAAGTTGACGTCCATCCGCACCTTGGGCGGACACCGCCGGTACCGGGAGACCGAGGTTCGCGCACTGCTCGCGGGGATTCCGCAGCAGCGCTCGGAGTAA